The Daucus carota subsp. sativus chromosome 2, DH1 v3.0, whole genome shotgun sequence genome includes a window with the following:
- the LOC108207886 gene encoding protein VACUOLELESS GAMETOPHYTES-like encodes MSGSTVEHFSHPEHLLKLKEDVVIEADATCSVCDQSVIGSPTYTCSSNKIGCESFYLHKSCAQLPTEIVRPTKDQHPLALQPKPVGSFCDICSRDVKFAYACDDCNMDICIICHQGD; translated from the coding sequence ATGAGTGGTTCAACAGTTGAGCACTTTAGCCATCCCGAGCATCTCTTAAAATTAAAAgaggatgttgttattgaagCTGATGCTACCTGTTCTGTTTGCGACCAATCTGTTATTGGCTCTCCTACGTATACATGCAGCAGCAACAAGATCGGTTGTGAAAGTTTCTACCTCCACAAGAGCTGTGCTCAACTTCCCACTGAGATTGTTCGCCCTACGAAAGACCAACACCCGCTTGCTCTACAACCAAAGCCTGTTGGTTCCTTTTGTGATATTTGTAGTCGTGATGTGAAGTTCGCTTATGCATGTGACGATTGTAATATGGACATATGTATCATTTGTCATCAAGGTGATTAG
- the LOC108207887 gene encoding uncharacterized protein LOC108207887 produces MSGSTVEHFSHPEHPLRLKEDDIIEVDAICSLCGESVIGFPTYTCTSNNIGCQSFYLHKSCAQLPTQIVRHLKDPHPLALQPRSSSCRCDICLRPAVNFTYGCEDCDIDICVICAFGSKDRVISHQGHPEHTLTLQRQALFSCNACYERTEDYSYVCLPCDFWIHKKCAASPPIIPAPTYHHHPLTLIFSVPLQHRYFFRDCAVCKEWIPTRSWSYYCHKCTFFVHLNCSTSTISFQDEMEENAIVHNGSDLVQFPLPGVESLFDLIITRGHWSHEEHPLELLQFTVSWDDNDEDDNNENNADKRASICDGCVQPITISHPSYYACVECGFFLHSFCANKLPPTPRMGSTMNVRLVISRSISAVYSCPRELGINLTNTTPSFSAHPPENIVV; encoded by the exons ATGTCTGGTTCAACAGTTGAGCACTTTAGCCACCCCGAGCACCCTCTGAGATTGAAAGAGGATGATATTATTGAAGTTGATGCTATCTGTTCTCTTTGCGGCGAATCCGTTATTGGCTTTCCTACATATACATGCACTAGCAACAATATCGGTTGTCAGAGTTTCTACCTCCATAAGAGCTGTGCTCAACTTCCCACACAAATTGTTCGCCATTTGAAAGACCCACACCCGCTTGCTCTCCAACCACGGTCTTCGAGTTGCCGTTGTGATATTTGTCTTCGTCCTGCTGTGAATTTCACTTATGGATGTGAGGATTGTGATATTGACATATGTGTCATTTGTGCTTTTGGTTCTAAAGACAGAGTGATTAGTCATCAAGGTCATCCAGAGCACACACTCACACTGCAGAGGCAAGCTTTGTTTAGCTGTAATGCTTGTTACGAGAGAACCGAAGATTATTCCTATGTATGCCTCCCCTGTGATTTCTGGATCCACAAAAAGTgtgctgcttctccaccaatcATTCCAGCTCCTACTTATCACCATCATCCCCTCACTCTTATCTTCTCTGTTCCACTCCAGCATCGCTACTTCTTTCGTGACTGCGCCGTCTGCAAAGAATGGATTCCAACCCGCAGTTGGTCATATTACTGTCACAAATGCACATTCTTTGTGCATTTAAATTGTTCTACGTCCACAATATCTTTCCA AGACGAGATGGAAGAAAATGCCATCGTTCATAATGGTTCTGATTTGGTACAATTTCCTCTACCGGGCGTGGAATCACTATTTGATCTTATTATTACCaggg GACATTGGAGTCACGAGGAGCATCCACTAGAACTGCTCCAGTTCACTGTTAGTTGGGATGATAACGACGAAGATGATAACAATGAAAATAATGCTGATAAAAGGGCGTCGATATGTGATGGGTGCGTTCAACCCATAACGATTTCTCATCCAAGTTACTATGCGTGTGTGGAATGTGGTTTCTTCCTCCACTCCTTCTGTGCCAATAAGCTGCCAC CTACTCCACGAATGGGTTCTACTATGAATGTAAGACTTGTGATATCAAGGTCGATATCGGCTGTGTATTCTTGCCCACGAGAATTAGGCATCAATCTCACAAACACCACTCCCTCATTTAGCGCCCATCCACCAGAAAATATTGTTGTGTAA
- the LOC108206335 gene encoding uncharacterized protein LOC108206335: protein MSGSTVEHFTHPKHPLRLKEDDVIESDATCSVCDQSVIGSPTYTCSRNYIACQKFYLHKSCAQLPAEIVRPMKDPHPLALQRRSSSSCNICRRRHLRVTYACEDCDFDICVICAFAFENRVISHQGHPEHTLTLQRQALFSCDACYEKTEDYSYVCLPCDFWCHKKCAAFPPIVPSPTYHHHPLTLIFSIPLEHRYFSRHCAICKERIGTRSWSYYCHTCTFFVHMKCSTSTISFQNEMEENVIVDNNSDLVQFPLPGVESLFDFIITQCSKFQVEIQGDDENRATLSTVNDDPHIIVRHWSHREHPLERLHFTVSVDENDDDNNNDNDVDKRALICDGCVQPITISHPSYYACVECGFFLHSFCANKLPRELPAGASPFHPHHSLLLNQLLKFYSFVQCVICNSLTNGFYYECKTCDIKVDLRCVFLPTRVRHQSHKHHSLIQRPSTSETCPVSGFSITDTLVYACETCSSVEISICCAFYPSRMKHKYDDHSLILRLPPFFYEGVFYCQICEEQVNNQWWLYHCDKCDQSFHDYCQCSYNNVKPGGTIKHSIDNKPHTLALVLKTTTRRKTPPFSCAICGHGYRNQFFFECDGCGYLACVFCIRRVHGANKF, encoded by the exons ATGTCTGGTTCAACAGTTGAGCACTTTACCCATCCAAAACACCCATTGAGATTGAAAGAGGATGATGTTATTGAATCTGATGCTACCTGTTCTGTTTGCGACCAATCCGTTATTGGCTCTCCAACATATACTTGCAGTCGCAACTATATCGCTTGTCAAAAGTTCTACCTTCATAAGAGCTGTGCTCAACTTCCCGCAGAGATTGTTCGCCCTATGAAAGACCCACACCCGCTTGCTCTACAGCGACGGTCTAGTTCCAGTTGTAATATTTGTCGTCGTCGTCATCTGAGGGTCACTTATGCATGTGAGGATTGTGATTTTGACATATGTGTCATTTGTGCTTTTGCTTTTGAAAACAGAGTGATTAGTCATCAAGGTCATCCAGAGCACACACTCACTTTGCAGAGGCAAGCTTTGTTTAGCTGTGATGCTTGTTACGAGAAAACGGAAGATTATTCCTATGTGTGCCTCCCCTGTGACTTTTGGTGCCACAAAAAGTGTGCTGCTTTTCCTCCCATAGTTCCATCTCCTACTTATCACCACCATCCTCTCACTCTTATCTTCTCTATTCCACTCGAGCATCGCTACTTCTCTCGTCACTGCGCCATCTGCAAAGAACGGATTGGAACCCGCAGTTGGTCATATTACTGTCACACATGCACATTCTTTGTGCATATGAAATGTTCCACGTCCACAATCTCTTTCCA AAACGAGATGGAAGAAAATGTCATTGTTGATAATAATTCTGATTTGGTACAATTTCCTCTACCGGGCGTGGAATCACTATTTGATTTCATTATCACCCAGTGTAGCAAGTTTCAAGTTGAAATTCAAGGGGATGATGAAAACAGGGCCACTCTATCAACAGTGAATGATGATCCACATATTATTGTAAGACACTGGAGTCACCGGGAGCATCCACTGGAACGGCTCCACTTCACTGTTAGTGTAGATGAGAATGACGACGATAATAACAATGACAATGATGTTGATAAAAGGGCGTTGATATGTGATGGGTGCGTTCAACCCATAACGATTTCTCATCCAAGTTACTATGCGTGTGTGGAATGTGGTTTCTTCCTCCACTCCTTCTGTGCCAATAAGCTGCCACGTGAGTTGCCTGCAGGAGCATCTCCTTTTCACCCCCACCATTCACTCCTTCTCAACCAGCTCCTGAAATTCTATAGTTTTGTGCAATGCGTAATTTGCAATAGCCTCACGAACGGGTTCTACTATGAATGTAAGACTTGTGATATCAAGGTCGATCTCCGCTGTGTATTCTTGCCCACCAGAGTTAGGCATCAATCTCACAAACACCACTCCCTCATTCAGCGCCCATCCACCAGTGAAACGTGTCCTGTAAGTGGTTTTTCTATTACTGATACATTGGTATATGCATGCGAAACTTGTAGTAGCGTCGAGATTAGTATATGTTGTGCATTTTATCCAAGTAGGATGAAACACAAGTATGACGATCACTCTCTCATCTTGAGACTCCCTCCATTCTTCTACGAGGGAGTATTTTATTGTCAAATTTGTGAAGAACAAGTGAATAATCAGTGGTGGCTTTATCATTGTGACAAATGTGATCAGTCTTTTCACGACTATTGCCAATGTTCATACAATAATGTCAAACCAGGAGGAACAATCAAGCATAGTATTGACAATAAACCACACACACTTGCACTGGTTTTAAAGACAACTACAAGAAGGAAAACTCCACCCTTCTCATGTGCTATTTGTGGACATGGCTACAGAAATCAGTTCTTTTTCGAATGTGATGGATGTGGATATCTTGCCTGCGTCTTCTGTATAAGAAGAGTACATGGTGCAAATAAGTTTTGA
- the LOC108208209 gene encoding uncharacterized protein LOC108208209, translating to MSSTLEHFSHPEHPLRLKEDVVVEANATCSVCDESVIGSPTYTCSSNNIGCESFYLHKSCAQLPTEIVRPMKDPHPLALLPRPYGCSCDICGRRNLKFAYACADCNFDICVICGAVSQDRVISHQGHPEHTLTLQRRALFSCDACFEETKDYSYVCLPCDFWIHKKCAASPPIIPTPAYHHHPLTLIFSIPVEHRYFPRRCTICKEWIPILSWSYYCKKCTFFVHLKCSTSTISFRNEMEENVIVDNDSDAVQFPLPGVESLFDLIITQYIKFQVEIQGGDENRATISTVNDDPHIILGHWSHEEHPLELLQFTISVDHNDDDDNNDNDADKKALICDGCVQPITMSHPSYYACIECGFFLHSFCANKLPSELPAGASPFHPHHSLLLNQRLEFYNLVQCGFCKSITNGFYYECKTCDIKVDIRCVFLPTRIRHQSHKHHSLIQRPSTRKICSVSGISITHTLVYACETCRSFEISVDCAFYPNRMKHKYDDHSLILRLPPFFYEGVFYCQICEEQVNNQLWLYHCDECDQSFHNYCLCSYFNGKLGGTIERIIDNQTHKLALVIKQITRANSPPFSCAFCGRGYIMMFFFECQGCGFLACIFCCIRRAHGANKLRSPQA from the exons ATGAGTTCGACACTAGAGCACTTTAGCCATCCTGAGCATCCCCTAAGATTAAAAGaggatgttgttgttgaagCTAATGCTACCTGTTCTGTTTGCGACGAATCCGTTATTGGCTCTCCTACATATACATGCAGCAGCAACAATATCGGTTGTGAAAGTTTCTACCTCCATAAGAGCTGTGCTCAACTTCCCACCGAGATTGTTCGCCCTATGAAAGACCCACACCCGCTTGCTCTACTACCACGGCCTTACGGTTGCTCTTGTGATATTTGTGGTCGTAGAAATCTCAAGTTCGCTTATGCATGTGCGGATTGTAATTTTGACATATGTGTCATTTGCGGTGCTGTTTCTCAAGACAGAGTGATTAGTCATCAAGGTCATCCGGAGCACACACTCACCTTGCAGAGGCGAGCTTTGTTTAGCTGTGATGCTTGTTTCGAGGAAACCAAAGATTATTCCTATGTATGCCTCCCCTGTGATTTTTGGATTCACAAAAAGTGTGCGGCTTCTCCTCCCATAATTCCAACTCCTGCTTATCACCATCATCCCCTCACTCTTATCTTCTCTATTCCAGTGGAGCATCGCTACTTCCCTCGTCGCTGCACCATCTGCAAAGAATGGATTCCAATCCTCAGTTGGTCGTATTACTGTAAGAAATGCACATTCTTTGTGCATTTGAAATGTTCTACGTCCACAATATCTTTCCG AAACGAGATGGAAGAAAATGTCATCGTTGATAATGATTCTGATGCGGTACAATTTCCACTACCGGGCGTGGAATCACTATTTGATCTTATTATCACCCAATATATCAAGTTTCAAGTTGAAATTCAAGGTGGTGATGAAAACAGGGCAACTATATCAACAGTGAATGACGATCCCCATATTATTCTAGGACATTGGAGTCACGAGGAGCATCCACTAGAACTGCTCCAGTTCACTATTAGTGTGGATCATAACGACGACGATGATAACAATGACAATGATGCTGATAAAAAGGCGTTGATATGTGATGGGTGCGTTCAACCCATAACAATGTCTCATCCAAGTTACTATGCGTGCATTGAATGTGGTTTCTTCCTCCATTCCTTCTGTGCCAATAAGCTGCCAAGTGAGTTGCCTGCAGGAGCATCTCCTTTTCACCCCCACCATTCACTCCTTCTCAACCAACGGCTAGAATTCTATAATCTTGTGCAATGCGGATTTTGCAAAAGCATCACGAACGGGTTCTACTATGAATGTAAGACTTGTGATATCAAGGTCGATATTCGCTGTGTATTCTTGCCCACCAGAATCAGGCATCAATCTCACAAACACCACTCCCTCATTCAGCGCCCATCCACCAGGAAAATATGTAGTGTAAGTGGTATTTCTATTACTCATACATTGGTATATGCATGCGAAACTTGCAGGAGCTTCGAGATTAGTGTAGATTGTGCATTTTATCCAAACAGGATGAAACACAAATATGACGATCACTCTCTAATCTTAAGACTCCCTCCATTCTTCTACGAGGGAGTATTCTATTGTCAAATTTGTGAAGAACAAGTTAACAATCAGTTGTGGCTTTATCATTGTGATGAATGTGATCAGTCTTTTCACAACTATTGTCTCTGTTCATATTTTAATGGAAAGCTAGGAGGAACCATCGAACGTATTATTGACAATCAAACACACAAACTTGCCTTGGTCATAAAGCAAATAACAAGAGCTAATTCTCCACCATTCTCTTGTGCTTTTTGTGGACGTGGCTACATAATGATGTTCTTTTTCGAGTGTCAAGGATGCGGATTTCTTGCCTGCATCTTCTGTTGTATAAGAAGAGCACATGGTGCAAATAAGTTGAGATCTCCCCAGGCTTAA